In Centroberyx gerrardi isolate f3 chromosome 11, fCenGer3.hap1.cur.20231027, whole genome shotgun sequence, the following are encoded in one genomic region:
- the rfc3 gene encoding replication factor C subunit 3, whose product MSLWVDKYRPTSLGKLDYHKDQAAQLKNLVQCGDFPHLLVYGPSGAGKKTRIMCLLRELYGAGVEKLRIEHQTIVAPSKKKIEINTIASNYHLEVNPSDAGNQDRVVIQELIKTVAQSQQIQSSTQREFKVVLLTEVDRLTKDAQHALRRTMEKYMSTCRLILCCNSTSKVIGPIRSRCLAVRVPLPSTEEVCNVLSTVCKKEGLQLPAELAKQICEKSGRNLRKALLMCEACRVQQYPFSADQDVPETDWEVYLRETANAIVSQQSPQRLLEVRARLYELLTHCIPPEIIMKGLVTELLNNCDGQLKTEVAHLAAYYEHRLQLGNKAIYHLEAFTAKFMAIYKKFMEDGLDAMMF is encoded by the exons ATGAGTTTGTGGGTGGACAAATATAGACCAACTTCCCTCGGGAAACTCGATTATCATAAAGACCAAGCAGCTCAGCTGAAAAATCTG GTTCAATGTGGCGACTTCCCACACTTGTTGGTGTATGGTCCGTCAGGCGCGGGGAAGAAGACCCGCATCATGTGTCTGCTGAGGGAGCTGTACGGAGCTGGGGTGGAGAAGCTTCGCATAGAGCACCAGACCATTGTG GCTCCCTCAAAGAAGAAAATCGAGATCAACACAATAGCCAGCAACTACCACTTGGAGGTCAACCCAAG TGATGCGGGAAACCAGGACCGTGTGGTGATCCAGGAGTTGATTAAAACTGTGGCTCAGTCTCAGCAGATCCAGTCTAGCACCCAGAGAGAGTTCAAAG TGGTGTTGCTAACGGAGGTGGACCGCCTCACAAAGGACGCCCAGCATGCTCTGCGTCGAACCATGGAGAAGTACATGTCCACCTGCCGTCTCATCCTCTGCTGTAACTCCACCTCCAAAGTCAttgggccaatcaggagccgTTGTCTGGCGGTTCGAGTTCCTCTGCCCAGCACTGAAGAG GTCTGTAATGTTCTGTCAACAGTGTGTAAGAAGGAGGGTCTGCAGCTCCCTGCTGAGCTAGCCAAGCAGATCTGTGAGAAGTCCGGTCGCAACCTCCGCAAAGCCCTTCTGATGTGTGAAGCCTGCAGAGTGCAGCA GTACCCGTTCTCAGCAGACCAAGATGTCCCAGAGACTGACTGGGAGGTGTACCTCAGAGAAACAGCTAATGCCATTGTCAGCCAGCAGAGCCCTCAGAG GTTATTGGAGGTACGAGCCAGGCTCTATGAACTCCTGACTCACTGCATCCCTCCTGAAATCATCATGAAG GGTCTGGTAACAGAGTTGCTGAATAACTGTGATGGCCAGCTGAAGACGGAGGTGGCCCACTTGGCAGCGTACTACgaacacagactgcagctgggCAACAAGGCCATCTACCACCTGGAGGCCTTCACCGCCAAGTTCATGGCCATCTACAAGAAGTTCATGGAAGACGGCCTGGATGCCATGATGTTTTGA
- the kl gene encoding klotho: MRGLLALLTFLVFTSAAAKPYAGLKTWGRFSKLPYPGDKAFLYDTFPEDFMWAVGTAAYQVEGAFEKDGKGLSVWDTFTRGGNRMATGDVGSDSYHNIHADIRAIKQLGVNHYRFSLSWARIFPNGTRGSYNEIGTNYYRTLIKRLKEIRVQPVVTLYHWDLPDHLQQSLGGWSNPELVGLFRDYADFCFQTFGDDVKYWITIDNPFVVAWHGYGTGVVAPGIKNDPDLPFRVGHNLLKAHAAAWHLYDRHYRPRQQGKLSMALASHWIKPSRTRRESLRDCQCSLDHVLGWFARPLFTDGDYPPCMKERLGSRLPSFTQEEREQVRGTADFFALSHGAALSFQLINDSLKFGQLEDLDLRKLLFWVSAEYDKPPIFVVQSGWYVLGNTKTEDPKHMYYLKRFIVEALKSISIDGVNVIGYTAWSLIDGFEWHREYGIRRGLYYVDFNTPDLKREPKTSATFYRPLIQRNGFPELPENRPAQGVFPCDFAWGVSANSIQVETTPSQFADPSVYLWNVSNNGELKRLEGFSAPPLRRTTHCAHYATIRQQVDEIRQVGVSHFHFSLNWSALVPSGHVARPNTTLLGYYRCFTRQLLQANVTPVVTLWHHTRQRSSVPTPLDTPNKWLNRETLEAFADYARLCYRELGAHVKLWITLNEPNDEMVSYQEGHQMLRAHALAWHAYDREFRHTQGGQVSLALHMDWVEPAFSFSREDVEPAKRVLDFRVGWFAEPIFGSGDYPLGMRSWLRQLNSLELPVFNEEDRQLVKGTYDFFAISHFSTKLVTHAKEDSYTYTAMLEVQHMIDTTWIMSPRPVVPWGLRKALNWVKEHYSDVPVYVMANGVQEDSARFKDSLRVYYLYNYINEALKAYTLDGVNLKGYFAYALSDQRDPGFGLYGHVQDEVIIKASLSNYRNIIQHNGFPIQGAAPQQCPSRPQPCLGCHVLAKRAVVGFLTLVGSGVLITLGLIIYYTARRHKECY; the protein is encoded by the exons ATGCGTGGCTTACTCGCCCTCTTGACATTTCTCGTCTTTACCTCCGCGGCCGCAAAACCTTACGCGGGTTTGAAAACCTGGGGCCGGTTCAGCAAACTCCCCTACCCCGGAGATAAGGCTTTCCTCTACGACACTTTCCCCGAAGACTTCATGTGGGCGGTGGGCACGGCGGCGTACCAAGTGGAGGGCGCGTTTGAGAAGGACGGCAAGGGGCTCTCCGTGTGGGACACTTTTACGCGCGGCGGGAACCGGATGGCCACCGGGGACGTGGGCAGCGACAGCTACCACAACATCCACGCCGACATCCGAGCCATCAAGCAGCTCGGGGTCAACCACTACCGCTTCTCCCTGTCCTGGGCGAGGATATTTCCCAACGGCACCCGGGGCAGCTACAACGAAATCGGCACCAACTACTACCGGACGCTCATCAAGAGGCTGAAGGAGATCCGCGTGCAGCCCGTGGTGACGCTCTACCACTGGGACCTGCCCGACCACCTGCAGCAAAGCCTGGGCGGCTGGAGCAACCCCGAGCTGGTGGGGCTCTTCAGAGACTACGCCGACTTCTGTTTCCAGACTTTCGGCGACGATGTGAAGTACTGGATCACGATAGATAACCCGTTCGTGGTGGCGTGGCACGGGTACGGGACGGGAGTGGTCGCACCCGGGATAAAGAACGACCCGGACCTCCCGTTCCGGGTTGGACACAATCTCCTCAAG gcTCACGCAGCCGCCTGGCATCTCTACGACCGCCACTATCGTCCCCGGCAACAGGGCAAGCTGTCCATGGCGCTGGCCTCTCACTGGATCAAGCCCAGCCGCACGCGCCGGGAAAGCCTGAGGGACTGCCAGTGTTCCCTGGACCACGTCCTGGGCTGGTTCGCCCGGCCGCTCTTCACAGACGGGGACTACCCTCCCTGCATGAAGGAGAGGCTGGGCTCCCGGCTGCCCTCCTTCAcccaggaggagagggagcaggtGAGGGGAACGGCCGACttcttcgctctctctcacGGAGCGGCGCTCAGCTTCCAGCTCATCAACGACAGCCTGAAGTTTGGACAGCTGGAGGATCTGGATCTGAGGAAGCTGCTGTTCTGGGTCAGCGCGGAGTACGACAAGCCGCCCATCTTTGTTGTGCAGAGCGGTTG GTACGTTCTCGGCAACACCAAGACAGAAGACCCTAAACATATGTACTACCTCAAGAGGTTCATTGTAGAGGCACTGAAAT CCATCAGTATAGATGGTGTGAACGTGATCGGCTACACGGCCTGGTCCCTGATAGACGGCTTCGAGTGGCACAGGGAATACGGGATTCGACGAGGACTTTACTACGTTGACTTCAACACTCCTGACTTGAAGAGGGAGCCAAAGACATCTGCCACCTTTTATAGGCCT CTCATCCAGAGGAACGGCTTCCCTGAGCTTCCAGAGAACAGACCGGCCCAAGGGGTCTTCCCATGTGATTTCGCTTGGGGGGTATCTGCCAACtccatacag GTGGAGACCACGCCCAGCCAGTTTGCCGACCCCAGCGTTTACCTCTGGAACGTCTCCAACAACGGCGAGCTGAAGAGGCTGGAGGGCTTCAGTGCACCGCCTTTACGCCGCACCACCCACTGCGCTCATTACGCCACCATCCGCCAACAG GTGGATGAAATCCGGCAGGTGGGGGTGAGTCACTTCCACTTCTCCCTCAACTGGTCGGCCCTGGTGCCTTCGGGTCACGTGGCCCGTCCTAACACCACTCTGCTGGGCTACTACCGCTGCTTCACCCGCCAGCTGCTCCAGGCCAACGTCACGCCTGTGGTGACGCTCTGGCACCACACGCGCCAGCGCAGCAGCGTGCCCACCCCGCTGGACACGCCCAACAAGTGGCTCAACAG GGAGACTCTGGAGGCCTTTGCAGATTATGCCAGGCTGTGCTACAGAGAGCTGGGTGCCCACGTGAAGCTGTGGATCACCCTGAACGAGCCCAACGACGAGATGGTGAGCTACCAGGAGGGCCATCAGATGCTGCGGGCACACGCTCTGGCCTGGCACGCCTACGACCGGgagttcagacacacacagggagggcaG GTGTCCCTGGCTCTGCACATGGACTGGGTGGAACCGGCCTTCTCATTCAGCCGCGAGGACGTGGAACCGGCTAAGAGAGTTTTAGACTTCCGCGTCGGCTGGTTTGCAGAACCAATCTTCGGCAGCGGGGACTATCCTCTGGGCATGAGGAGCTGGCTGCGTCAGCTCAACTCACTCGA GCTGCCAGTGTTCAATGAGGAGGACAGACAGCTGGTCAAGGGGACGTATGACTTCTTTGCCATTAGCCACTTCAGCACCAAGCTGGTGACTCACGCCAAGGAAGACTC GTACACCTATACAGCCATGCTAGAGGTCCAGCACATGATAGACACCACCTGGATCATGTCTCCCAGGCCTGTGGTGCCCTGGGGCCTGAGGAAAGCCCTCAACTGG GTGAAGGAGCACTACAGCGATGTGCCGGTCTATGTGATGGCCAACGGGGTCCAGGAAGACTCAGCCCGCTTCAAAGACAGCCTGAGAGTCTACTACCTGTACAACTACATCAATGAGGCACTGAAAG CGTACACTCTGGACGGTGTGAACCTGAAGGGCTACTTTGCTTACGCCCTGAGCGACCAAAGGGACCCGGGCTTCGGCTTGTACGGCCACGTCCAGGATGAGGTCATCATCAAGGCCTCCCTCTCCAACTATCGCAACATCATCCAGCACAACGGCTTCCCCATACAGGGAGCCGCGCCCCAGCAGTGCCCCAGCCGGCCGCAGCCCTGCCTGGGCTGCCACGTCCTGGCCAAGAGGGCTGTGGTGGGCTTCCTGACTCTGGTGGGCTCCGGGGTCCTGATCACCCTGGGCCTCATCATCTACTACACAGCCAGGAGACACAAGGAGTGTTACTGA